Proteins encoded by one window of Swingsia samuiensis:
- the msrP gene encoding protein-methionine-sulfoxide reductase catalytic subunit MsrP, with translation MPEFSYPKPLSSEITPKEIYYSRRKVLGVGLAGVSVAASGQLKAAPLKTHTGAFPSSLDPTPKEFATGYNNFYEFGMEKDDPVLHSGDFHPLPWTLEISGLVNKPQQIDVEELLKSKEIEERIYRMRCVEGWSMVIPWDGIPLRSLLMLAEPLSSARYVAFESVVRPSEMAGQKDGISGISWPYVEGLRLDEAMHPLSLLAVGMYGDSLPNQNGAPIRLVVPWKYGFKGIKSIQRIRLVKDMPSTTWNKLAPDEYGFYANVNPKVDHPRWSQATERVIGSKSLFGEKRQPTLMFNGYGEQVADLYKDMDLRVNF, from the coding sequence ATGCCTGAGTTTTCATACCCAAAGCCGCTATCCTCGGAAATTACACCTAAAGAGATATATTATTCTCGCCGGAAGGTGTTGGGTGTAGGGTTGGCTGGAGTATCTGTTGCTGCAAGTGGGCAGCTGAAAGCAGCGCCATTAAAAACACATACAGGAGCTTTTCCGTCTTCTTTAGACCCTACGCCAAAAGAGTTCGCTACAGGGTATAATAATTTTTATGAGTTTGGGATGGAGAAAGATGATCCGGTTTTACACAGTGGGGACTTTCATCCTTTGCCATGGACCTTGGAAATATCCGGGCTTGTGAATAAGCCTCAACAGATTGATGTTGAAGAACTTTTAAAATCTAAAGAAATTGAAGAACGCATTTACCGTATGCGTTGTGTGGAAGGATGGTCCATGGTGATCCCTTGGGACGGGATTCCTTTGAGATCTCTTTTGATGTTAGCTGAACCATTAAGCTCTGCGCGTTATGTTGCATTTGAGAGTGTTGTTAGGCCGTCGGAAATGGCGGGTCAGAAAGATGGGATCTCAGGTATTTCGTGGCCGTATGTTGAAGGCTTACGCCTGGACGAAGCGATGCACCCTCTGAGTTTACTTGCCGTTGGGATGTATGGTGACAGCTTACCTAATCAGAATGGAGCTCCTATTCGATTGGTTGTTCCGTGGAAATATGGTTTTAAGGGCATAAAATCTATTCAGCGTATCCGACTGGTTAAAGATATGCCTTCCACGACATGGAATAAACTCGCGCCGGATGAGTATGGTTTTTATGCGAATGTTAATCCAAAGGTAGATCATCCCCGGTGGAGCCAGGCAACTGAGCGTGTAATTGGTTCCAAGAGCTTGTTTGGGGAAAAGAGGCAACCGACCTTAATGTTTAATGGGTATGGTGAGCAGGTGGCTGATTTATATAAAGATATGGATTTGCGTGTTAATTTTTAA
- a CDS encoding protein-methionine-sulfoxide reductase heme-binding subunit MsrQ, protein MLIFKKNWRVLLYGIGLIPALYLLWQGQTGRLGADPVNVFERALGLWAFRFLLVCFALSPLQVVSGMALKRYQRLTGLLAFIYAILHLGAYLFLDLQMNFSIFARDVTHRPFIILGMLAVLILLPMALTSNRLSMRLLKKKWKKIHSLIYVAVPLVLAHFYLSFKVFNKTIFFYLFITSVVVFLRFILTGFPRKQSF, encoded by the coding sequence GTGTTAATTTTTAAGAAAAATTGGAGAGTATTGCTGTACGGGATCGGATTGATTCCCGCTCTGTATTTGTTGTGGCAAGGGCAAACGGGACGGCTGGGAGCTGATCCCGTGAATGTTTTTGAGAGAGCTTTAGGGCTTTGGGCTTTTCGTTTTTTATTAGTTTGTTTCGCGCTATCGCCTTTGCAGGTCGTGAGTGGGATGGCATTAAAAAGATACCAGCGGTTAACGGGCCTTTTAGCTTTTATCTATGCAATATTGCATCTCGGTGCTTATTTATTTCTTGATTTGCAAATGAATTTTTCAATCTTTGCACGTGATGTCACGCATAGACCCTTTATCATTTTGGGTATGTTGGCTGTATTAATATTATTACCAATGGCTTTGACGTCTAATCGGTTATCCATGCGTCTTTTAAAAAAGAAATGGAAGAAAATACATTCGTTAATTTATGTAGCCGTCCCTTTGGTATTGGCTCACTTCTATTTATCGTTTAAAGTATTTAATAAAACTATATTTTTCTATTTGTTTATCACGAGTGTTGTTGTTTTTTTGCGTTTTATACTTACTGGGTTCCCAAGGAAGCAGAGCTTTTAG
- a CDS encoding uracil-DNA glycosylase family protein: MTPQASFKVTTNTPATIVPQEEDYSVEWKDLGSVEAEILILSICPVNEYQDILSAFEDKEISFSSHPQVRGKKARFVSLSSSAQKNHAISFDEIEHFVNNLRSVLQSMKNLHLVLPLGVSAHIAVLEACGIPMTHLDFRSNFITFLPDGLLIGDLLHPATEEHFFSKLDDFLPHIIDSLNTKSSASLGTQ; this comes from the coding sequence ATGACACCCCAAGCTTCTTTTAAGGTCACAACAAATACTCCAGCCACCATTGTGCCCCAAGAAGAAGACTACTCTGTAGAATGGAAAGATCTCGGCTCAGTAGAAGCTGAGATCTTAATTCTTTCTATATGTCCTGTGAATGAATACCAAGACATTCTCTCTGCTTTTGAAGATAAAGAGATTAGTTTTTCTTCCCATCCGCAGGTTAGAGGGAAAAAAGCGCGTTTTGTTTCGCTTTCATCCAGCGCACAAAAAAACCATGCAATTTCCTTTGATGAAATCGAACATTTTGTAAATAATCTTCGCTCTGTTCTTCAAAGCATGAAAAACTTACATCTTGTTCTGCCCTTGGGTGTTTCCGCTCATATTGCTGTGTTGGAAGCTTGCGGTATTCCTATGACACACCTTGATTTCAGATCAAACTTTATCACTTTTTTACCTGATGGCCTCCTGATTGGTGATCTGTTACACCCTGCTACAGAAGAACATTTTTTCTCTAAATTAGATGATTTTTTACCTCATATTATTGATAGTCTAAATACTAAAAGCTCTGCTTCCTTGGGAACCCAGTAA
- a CDS encoding LabA-like NYN domain-containing protein, producing MLLRPHERTALFIDGASLHHAARNLGFEVDFRSLRKMFETQSQFQRAYYYAAMPETDDYSPLRPLTDWLAYNGYHLVVKNAREFTDHSGRRRIKGNMDVELTVDLLEQSHKLDHAVIISGDSDLRRAVEAAQTRGVRVTVISSMRSTPPMIGDDLRRQADVFVELASIAPSFTRRHPEGRPRPPAPPVRHPADFNSDEGDEV from the coding sequence ATGCTTCTGCGTCCACATGAACGCACTGCCCTTTTTATTGATGGTGCAAGCCTTCACCATGCCGCGCGCAACCTTGGTTTTGAAGTTGACTTTCGAAGCCTACGCAAAATGTTTGAGACACAAAGCCAGTTTCAACGCGCCTATTATTATGCTGCAATGCCAGAAACAGATGATTATTCACCATTGCGCCCACTCACAGACTGGCTTGCTTATAACGGATATCATCTTGTTGTAAAAAATGCGCGTGAATTTACGGATCATTCAGGAAGACGTCGTATTAAAGGGAATATGGATGTCGAACTAACTGTAGATCTATTGGAGCAATCTCATAAGCTGGATCACGCTGTTATTATTAGCGGTGATTCTGATTTGCGCCGAGCTGTAGAAGCTGCACAAACACGCGGTGTGCGTGTAACCGTTATTTCTTCTATGCGCTCGACCCCTCCTATGATTGGGGATGACCTTCGCAGACAAGCTGACGTATTTGTTGAACTTGCCAGCATTGCACCTTCATTTACACGCCGTCACCCTGAAGGTCGCCCTCGTCCACCAGCTCCACCTGTTCGCCATCCAGCTGATTTCAATAGTGATGAAGGCGATGAAGTATGA
- the rpoZ gene encoding DNA-directed RNA polymerase subunit omega, whose amino-acid sequence MARVTVEDCIEKVPNRFDLVLLAAQRARNMSRGEELRVDRDNDKNPVVALREIAEEKLNLGTLRDGIVRSLARAPEPEPVDEEVMDIIPTEKNIFGLQDVSAEEEHAHMSESEAAAIEAELGGRGRR is encoded by the coding sequence ATGGCGCGTGTAACCGTCGAAGATTGCATCGAAAAGGTTCCAAACCGTTTTGATCTGGTTCTTTTAGCTGCTCAGCGTGCACGTAATATGTCACGTGGTGAAGAACTTCGTGTTGATCGTGATAATGATAAAAACCCAGTCGTTGCTCTTCGTGAAATTGCCGAAGAAAAATTGAATCTGGGCACTCTTCGTGATGGCATTGTTCGCTCGCTAGCTCGTGCGCCAGAGCCAGAGCCTGTTGATGAAGAGGTTATGGATATTATTCCAACTGAAAAAAATATTTTCGGCCTTCAGGATGTTTCTGCAGAAGAGGAGCATGCCCATATGTCAGAAAGTGAAGCTGCTGCTATTGAAGCTGAACTTGGTGGACGAGGTCGTCGCTAA
- a CDS encoding RelA/SpoT family protein, with product MPETLPPVEKKSLENNIFKPSISGLLRRVETYDPHANLKLIEDAYDLAASAHNGQLRDNGDAYITHPIAVASILAGFRMDVTSILVGLLHDTIEDTGITLADLQNRFGEDVAALVDGVTKLTRLELQSDRTKQAENFRKLVLAMSRDIRVLIVKLADRLHNMRTLHYVQRLDRRQRISRETMDIYAPLAERIGMDRVKTELQNIAFAQLEPEADATIRARLNFLRGQGADVIDQISKELTSLCAEAGLDDVDVTGREKSPFSIWEKMKRRNIAFEQLSDIMAFRLIVPTRDACYMALGAIHGAYPMIAGRFKDYISTPKANGYQSLHTGVTLRSPRNQKIEVQIRTREMHDWAEDGVASHWAYKEDMTPNERETMALSGIFGKNNRKLRWVQDLLEILEDSEAPDEFLENTKLELYQDQVFCFTPKGQLISLPRGATPIDFAYAVHSQVGDTCVGAKVNGRLIPLRHELQNGDQVEIMTARGGTPSPSWERFVVTGKARARIRRFVVAQQRQVYIDNGRVAIAKAFRQEGADGSEKVLEGILKELRQASVEDLYVAVGNGQLGPKDVVNAAYPELKPAGRAPRLVPGLSPRFGQSLLLGAGNIPARKKTSQSNQIIKGLGVGIATSFAGCCRPIPGDSIVGVIAQSKGVTIHRKGCQNLASFSENPERFIEVDWDYDAIAKRVDTTPYTARLSVVATNEPAVLATLTNAAAKSGGSVVNLKIVNRQLDFMEILVDVEVKDLKHLLSLITSFRVAVGVMQVERVKG from the coding sequence ATGCCAGAAACATTGCCTCCTGTAGAAAAAAAATCTTTAGAGAATAATATTTTTAAACCATCAATAAGTGGTTTATTGCGGCGGGTGGAAACGTATGACCCGCACGCAAATTTGAAATTAATAGAAGATGCGTATGATCTTGCGGCCTCGGCTCATAATGGGCAACTGCGAGATAATGGTGACGCGTATATAACGCATCCAATTGCGGTTGCGAGTATATTAGCCGGTTTTCGAATGGATGTGACGTCCATTCTGGTTGGCTTATTACATGATACGATTGAAGATACGGGTATTACTCTCGCTGATTTACAAAATCGTTTTGGCGAGGATGTAGCAGCACTCGTTGATGGTGTAACCAAACTAACCCGCTTGGAGTTACAGTCAGATCGTACAAAACAAGCTGAAAATTTTCGGAAGCTTGTTTTGGCGATGTCGCGCGATATTCGTGTTCTAATCGTCAAATTGGCTGATCGTTTGCATAATATGCGAACGCTTCACTATGTGCAGCGGTTAGACCGACGGCAGAGAATTTCTCGTGAGACGATGGATATTTATGCGCCATTAGCCGAGCGCATAGGTATGGATCGTGTTAAAACTGAGCTGCAAAATATTGCCTTTGCTCAGCTAGAGCCAGAAGCAGACGCTACAATCCGTGCGCGTTTGAATTTTTTGCGCGGGCAGGGCGCAGATGTTATTGATCAGATCAGCAAGGAATTAACGTCCCTTTGTGCTGAGGCCGGATTAGACGATGTTGATGTAACAGGACGTGAAAAATCTCCTTTTTCGATTTGGGAGAAGATGAAACGTCGGAATATTGCTTTTGAGCAACTTTCTGACATCATGGCTTTTCGTTTGATCGTACCAACGCGCGATGCGTGTTATATGGCTTTGGGCGCTATTCATGGTGCTTATCCGATGATAGCGGGACGTTTTAAAGATTATATCTCGACCCCTAAAGCAAATGGGTACCAAAGTTTGCACACAGGGGTGACGCTTCGCTCCCCTCGTAACCAGAAGATAGAAGTGCAGATCCGTACGCGTGAGATGCATGATTGGGCAGAAGACGGAGTAGCTTCTCATTGGGCTTATAAAGAAGACATGACGCCCAATGAGCGTGAAACGATGGCGTTGTCGGGCATATTTGGGAAAAATAATCGTAAATTACGGTGGGTGCAGGATCTTCTTGAAATTTTGGAAGATAGTGAAGCGCCCGATGAGTTTTTAGAAAATACGAAGCTTGAATTATACCAAGATCAGGTTTTTTGCTTTACGCCTAAAGGGCAACTTATCTCTCTTCCAAGGGGGGCGACGCCGATTGATTTTGCTTATGCTGTGCATAGTCAAGTCGGTGATACATGTGTTGGCGCTAAGGTTAATGGTCGATTGATCCCATTGCGGCACGAGCTGCAAAATGGGGATCAAGTTGAGATTATGACGGCACGAGGAGGTACTCCATCTCCGTCATGGGAACGTTTCGTCGTTACTGGGAAAGCGCGTGCGAGGATACGGCGCTTTGTTGTGGCTCAACAGCGGCAAGTTTATATTGATAATGGCCGGGTTGCTATTGCAAAAGCCTTCCGACAGGAAGGGGCAGATGGATCTGAGAAAGTGCTGGAGGGGATTCTCAAAGAGCTCCGACAGGCTTCTGTTGAAGATTTATATGTTGCGGTAGGGAATGGGCAATTAGGCCCTAAAGATGTTGTTAATGCTGCTTATCCGGAGTTAAAACCAGCGGGAAGGGCACCTCGTCTGGTACCGGGGCTTTCGCCGCGTTTTGGTCAGTCTCTTCTTTTGGGGGCAGGGAATATTCCTGCTCGGAAGAAAACGTCTCAATCCAATCAAATTATAAAAGGATTAGGGGTCGGGATTGCGACGAGCTTTGCCGGATGCTGTCGTCCTATCCCGGGAGATAGTATTGTTGGGGTGATTGCTCAAAGCAAAGGCGTTACAATCCATCGCAAAGGGTGTCAAAATCTGGCTAGTTTTTCGGAAAATCCTGAGCGGTTTATTGAAGTTGATTGGGATTATGATGCCATTGCAAAGCGTGTGGATACGACACCTTATACTGCTCGTTTATCTGTTGTTGCGACGAATGAGCCGGCTGTCTTGGCAACCCTTACAAACGCAGCGGCCAAAAGCGGTGGAAGTGTTGTGAACTTAAAAATAGTAAATAGACAGTTGGATTTTATGGAAATTTTGGTGGATGTGGAGGTGAAAGATTTAAAACATCTTTTATCACTCATTACTTCTTTTCGGGTGGCTGTTGGTGTGATGCAAGTCGAGCGCGTTAAGGGATAA
- the acpS gene encoding holo-ACP synthase: MILGIGIDLCMIPRIGDMIEKYGERFLNRVFTEDERIYCERFSSVPRIGSYAKRWAAKEACVKALGTGVAKGITLQDISVFNDAAGAPKIALRGKALAALEELTPTNSRAEILVSLTDDTPFAMAQVIIQAIYV, translated from the coding sequence ATGATATTAGGGATAGGGATCGATTTATGTATGATCCCTCGTATTGGAGATATGATCGAAAAATATGGGGAGCGTTTTTTGAACCGTGTTTTTACAGAAGATGAGCGGATTTATTGTGAACGTTTTTCATCCGTGCCTCGGATAGGAAGCTATGCTAAGCGTTGGGCTGCAAAAGAAGCGTGCGTTAAAGCGCTGGGGACGGGTGTTGCCAAGGGAATAACCCTACAGGATATAAGCGTTTTTAATGATGCTGCAGGCGCTCCGAAAATAGCTCTGAGAGGGAAGGCACTTGCTGCTTTAGAGGAGCTGACACCGACCAATAGTCGTGCAGAAATTTTAGTCAGTTTAACGGATGATACTCCTTTTGCTATGGCCCAAGTCATTATTCAGGCAATTTACGTCTGA
- the lepB gene encoding signal peptidase I, which translates to MWGKKQLDNPPEKKQETLGETIRWFLMMLFVVLAVRTFIFEPFNIPSGSMIPTLQIGDFVYVSKFSYGYSRYSFPYSLDLFDGRILESDPHRGDVAVFRYTRDTSTAYIKRIVGLPGDRIQVTGGQLYVNGVEVPRRDLGHYEVRDERNELLSGELYNESLPGSDGRATVNHDILKLTDDGFANNTPEYVVPQGYFFAMGDDRDDSSDSRFQKDLGFVPIQNLVGRAQVVLFSLDFRHPAWQFWYWPVEIRFNRFLHSVT; encoded by the coding sequence ATGTGGGGGAAAAAACAATTAGACAATCCGCCAGAGAAGAAACAGGAAACTTTGGGAGAAACTATTCGGTGGTTTCTCATGATGCTTTTTGTTGTCCTTGCTGTGAGAACGTTTATTTTCGAGCCGTTTAATATACCATCAGGCTCCATGATCCCAACCTTACAGATTGGTGATTTTGTATATGTATCGAAGTTCAGTTACGGTTATTCCCGCTATTCTTTCCCATATTCGCTTGATTTATTTGACGGTCGAATTTTGGAGAGTGATCCACATCGTGGAGACGTCGCTGTTTTTCGTTACACGCGTGATACATCAACGGCTTATATTAAACGTATTGTCGGGTTGCCGGGAGATCGGATTCAGGTCACAGGCGGTCAGTTATATGTGAATGGTGTTGAAGTTCCACGCAGGGATTTGGGGCACTATGAAGTACGTGATGAGCGGAATGAGTTGTTAAGTGGTGAGTTGTATAATGAAAGCCTCCCTGGGAGTGATGGGCGTGCAACAGTTAACCATGATATTTTAAAATTAACGGATGATGGCTTTGCCAATAACACCCCAGAATACGTTGTTCCTCAAGGTTATTTCTTTGCCATGGGAGATGATCGGGATGATAGTTCTGATAGCCGGTTTCAGAAAGATTTAGGCTTTGTGCCGATCCAAAATCTTGTGGGGCGAGCGCAGGTCGTGTTGTTCTCTCTCGATTTTCGTCATCCTGCATGGCAGTTTTGGTATTGGCCAGTTGAAATCCGGTTTAATCGCTTTTTGCATTCAGTAACATGA